In the genome of Cupriavidus malaysiensis, one region contains:
- a CDS encoding HlyD family secretion protein, which yields MPLPARKLLPAFVVLALAGAAYYGWKLIGHDGPGDGFVSGNGRIEATEIDVATKLAGRVTAVLVTDGDFVKAGQPLARMQSDTLQAQREEADAQRQRAINAVASAKAQVALRESDRRAAEAVVVQRESELDAARRRFARSETLSREGASSMQELDDDRARVHSAEAAVNAARAQVTAAAAAIDAARAEQTGTQSSVAAAEATIARIDADIRDSELRAPRDGRVQYRVAQAGEVLGAGGKVLNMVDLADVYMTFFLPEQVAGRVAMGDDVRIVLDAVPQYVIPAKVSFVASTAQFTPKTVETASERQKLMFRVKAQIPPELLRRHLEYVKTGVPGIAWLKLDAKAQWPDKLQVRVP from the coding sequence ATGCCTCTGCCCGCCCGCAAACTCCTCCCCGCCTTCGTCGTGCTGGCCCTCGCCGGCGCCGCCTACTACGGCTGGAAGCTGATCGGCCACGACGGACCGGGCGACGGATTCGTCAGCGGCAACGGCCGCATCGAAGCCACCGAGATCGACGTCGCCACCAAGCTGGCCGGCCGCGTCACCGCGGTGCTCGTCACCGACGGCGACTTCGTCAAGGCCGGCCAGCCGCTGGCGCGCATGCAGAGCGACACGCTGCAGGCACAGCGTGAGGAAGCCGACGCCCAGCGCCAGCGCGCCATCAACGCCGTGGCCAGCGCCAAGGCCCAGGTGGCCCTGCGCGAAAGCGACCGGCGCGCCGCCGAGGCCGTGGTGGTGCAGCGTGAGAGCGAACTCGATGCGGCACGGCGCCGCTTCGCGCGCTCCGAGACGCTGTCGCGTGAAGGCGCCTCGTCGATGCAGGAACTGGACGACGACCGCGCCCGCGTGCACAGCGCCGAAGCCGCCGTCAACGCCGCCCGCGCGCAGGTGACCGCCGCGGCGGCGGCCATCGATGCCGCGCGCGCCGAGCAGACCGGCACCCAGTCCTCGGTGGCCGCCGCCGAGGCCACCATCGCGCGCATCGACGCCGACATCCGCGACAGCGAACTGCGCGCCCCGCGCGACGGCCGCGTGCAGTACCGCGTCGCCCAGGCCGGCGAAGTGCTGGGCGCCGGCGGCAAGGTGCTGAACATGGTCGACCTGGCCGACGTCTACATGACCTTCTTCCTGCCCGAGCAGGTCGCCGGCCGGGTCGCCATGGGCGACGACGTGCGCATCGTGCTCGACGCCGTGCCGCAGTACGTGATCCCGGCCAAGGTCAGCTTCGTCGCCAGCACGGCTCAGTTCACGCCCAAGACCGTGGAGACCGCCAGCGAACGCCAGAAGCTGATGTTCCGCGTCAAGGCGCAGATCCCGCCCGAGCTGCTGCGCCGCCACCTGGAATACGTCAAGACCGGCGTGCCCGGCATCGCCTGGCTCAAGCTCGACGCCAAGGCGCAGTGGCCGGACAAGCTGCAGGTGCGGGTACCGTGA